A single Methanobacterium sp. DNA region contains:
- a CDS encoding acetate uptake transporter, which produces MEENKKLVTIEDLTANPAPLGLLGFGLTTVLLNIHNAGLFPMNSMILAMGIAYGGIAQIMACAMEYKKGNTFGTVAFGSYGLFWWSFVLLLVLPKMNLAAAPDNLAVASYLTMWGLFTLVMFIGTLKLSRGLQVIFGALAILFFLLAIGDVTGNATIALIAGYEGIFTGFAAVYVGLAQVLNETYGKDVLPT; this is translated from the coding sequence ATGGAAGAAAATAAAAAATTAGTCACAATAGAGGATTTAACAGCTAACCCAGCACCTCTTGGACTATTAGGGTTTGGTTTAACTACCGTGTTGTTAAACATACATAATGCTGGGCTTTTCCCAATGAATAGTATGATACTGGCAATGGGAATAGCCTATGGGGGTATTGCTCAGATTATGGCTTGTGCCATGGAATATAAAAAAGGTAACACTTTCGGAACTGTGGCCTTTGGATCATACGGGCTGTTCTGGTGGAGTTTTGTACTCCTCTTGGTACTTCCCAAAATGAACTTAGCTGCTGCCCCTGATAATCTGGCAGTCGCATCATATCTTACTATGTGGGGATTGTTTACTCTGGTAATGTTCATTGGAACACTAAAACTCAGCCGGGGACTGCAAGTAATCTTTGGAGCACTTGCAATTTTATTCTTCCTCTTGGCAATAGGTGATGTAACTGGCAATGCCACCATAGCTTTGATTGCAGGTTATGAAGGAATATTCACTGGATTTGCTGCAGTTTATGTTGGACTGGCTCAGGTCCTCAACGAAACCTATGGCAAGGATGTGTTACCCACCTAA